The following proteins are encoded in a genomic region of Gossypium hirsutum isolate 1008001.06 chromosome D05, Gossypium_hirsutum_v2.1, whole genome shotgun sequence:
- the LOC107903550 gene encoding uncharacterized protein, translating to MASKLLLIAVFVLDLIAFGLAVAAEQRRSTAKIVQDNEIQYNYCVYNSDIATGYGVGAFLFLMASQVLIMVASRCFCCGKALNPSGSRAWAVILFIVCWLFFLIAEICLLAGSVRNAYHTKYRTIFSEQPPSCETLRKGVFGAGAAFIFLTAIVNKFYYICYSNARENSFRPYGGGGEAGVGMGAYK from the exons ATGGCTTCTAAGCTTCTTTTGATTGCtgtatttgttcttgatctcaTTGCTTTTGGTTTAGCTGTTGCAGCTGAGCAAAGAAGAAGCACT GCCAAGATTGTGCAGGATAATGAAATTCAATACAACTATTGTGTGTATAACTCAGACATAGCAACTGGCTATGGTGTTGGTGCATTTTTGTTCCTCATGGCTAGCCAAGTCCTTATAATGGTTGCCAGCCGATGCTTTTGCTGTGGAAAGGCTTTGAACCCTAGTGGTTCAAGGGCTTGGGCAGTCATCCTTTTCATTGTTTGCTG GCTATTTTTCCTAATAGCCGAGATATGTTTGTTGGCCGGATCAGTACGGAATGCATACCACACAAAATACCGGACCATCTTCAGCGAGCAGCCACCGTCTTGTGAAACTTTGAGGAAGGGAGTGTTTGGTGCAGGGGCTGCCTTCATTTTCTTGACTGCTATTGTCAATAAGTTCTACTATATTTGCTACTCAAATGCTAGGGAAAACAGCTTCCGGCCATACGGTGGCGGCGGAGAGGCCGGTGTCGGCATGGGAGCCTACAAATAA